A genomic window from Litoreibacter janthinus includes:
- a CDS encoding DUF3576 domain-containing protein, with protein MASIRILKWTATCALVLALSACGGSGIFGKGKNERRENDSNGFSRDYDSAARANAVKKGSRFIDLFTNNDDPNVTLKVNKYLWKASLDVLNFMPVEAADPFTGTIALGYGRPQGGGRAYRATVYITDPALDARSLRVSLQGAGGSAVSTQTARAVEDAILTRARQLRIADGKL; from the coding sequence ATGGCGAGCATCCGCATTCTTAAATGGACAGCAACCTGCGCCCTAGTTCTGGCGCTTTCCGCCTGTGGCGGCAGCGGCATCTTCGGCAAAGGCAAAAATGAGCGCCGCGAGAACGACTCGAACGGCTTCTCGCGCGACTATGACAGCGCCGCCCGCGCCAACGCCGTAAAGAAGGGCAGCCGGTTCATCGACCTGTTCACCAACAATGACGATCCCAATGTCACCCTGAAGGTGAACAAATATTTGTGGAAAGCATCTCTGGATGTGCTGAACTTCATGCCTGTTGAGGCTGCTGATCCGTTCACCGGCACAATAGCGCTTGGCTATGGGCGTCCCCAAGGCGGCGGCCGCGCTTACCGCGCGACTGTATATATTACAGACCCCGCGCTTGATGCCCGATCCTTGCGCGTTTCGCTGCAAGGGGCTGGTGGTAGTGCAGTCTCCACCCAAACGGCCCGCGCCGTCGAGGATGCAATCCTGACACGCGCGCGCCAGCTTCGGATTGCAGACGGTAAGCTCTAG
- the leuS gene encoding leucine--tRNA ligase encodes MSRYNARTVEPKWQKAWDDAQTFLATRDESREKYYVLEMFPYPSGRIHIGHVRNYTMGDVIARYKSSCGFSVLHPMGWDAFGMPAENAAMAIGGHPKEWTYGNIAAMRDQMKPLGLSIDWTREFATCDPEYYGQQQALFLDMMDKGLVYRKNATVNWDPVDMTVLANEQVIDGKGWRSDAPVERRELTQWFFKISDWSEELLSALDGLDNWPDKVKLMQANWIGKSRGLQFGFERTDGGDPIEVYTTRPDTLMGASFVGISPDHPLAKELEASNPEASAFIAECRKGGTTAEALETGEKLGFDTGLKVKHPLNPDWELPVWVANFILMDYGTGAIFACPAHDQRDLDFCRKYDLPVIDTFLALDDPKPVEDAAFVPLKTEKVKWLNHFAGLDVATGEEAINATIDFAEQAGWGEGVTKYRLRDWGLSRQRYWGCPIPVVHCDDCGVVPEKKENLPVELPDDVSFDIPGNPLDRHPTWRDTPCPSCGKAAKRETDTMDTFVDSSWYFARFTSPRAETPTDIDDAAYWMNVDQYIGGIEHAILHLLYSRFFARAMRVTGHLPQGCEEPFNALFTQGMVTHAIYQTRDENNRPVYHLPEDVDEANATLRATGQAVEVIPSAKMSKSKKNVVDPVDIIDQYGADTARWFVLSDSPPERDVEWTASGAEAAWKFLGRVWRLAAELEDGDDTDQDLERASAIAINEVTLGIETFGFNKSVAKLYEFANAISKSKAGPGAKRKAVKVLAQLMSPMTPHLSEEIWAHLGGDGLIANVPWPIADEALLVQDTITMPIQINGKRRGEIDVAAEATKEEVEKLALAHDAVIKALEGREPKKLIVVPGRIINVVI; translated from the coding sequence ATGTCCCGCTACAACGCCCGCACCGTAGAACCCAAATGGCAAAAAGCTTGGGATGACGCTCAAACTTTCCTCGCCACCCGAGACGAGTCGCGCGAGAAATACTACGTCCTAGAGATGTTCCCCTACCCGTCGGGTCGCATCCATATCGGGCACGTGCGCAATTATACAATGGGCGACGTCATCGCGCGGTATAAGTCGTCTTGTGGCTTTTCCGTATTGCATCCAATGGGTTGGGATGCCTTCGGGATGCCCGCAGAAAACGCCGCAATGGCAATCGGCGGCCACCCCAAAGAATGGACCTACGGCAACATCGCCGCCATGCGTGACCAGATGAAGCCGCTGGGCCTGTCTATTGACTGGACCCGCGAATTTGCCACCTGCGACCCCGAATACTATGGCCAACAGCAGGCCTTGTTCCTCGACATGATGGACAAGGGCCTCGTCTACCGTAAGAACGCGACCGTCAACTGGGACCCGGTCGACATGACCGTTCTGGCAAACGAGCAGGTGATTGATGGCAAGGGTTGGCGCTCTGATGCTCCGGTAGAACGTCGCGAGCTGACGCAATGGTTCTTCAAGATCAGTGATTGGTCTGAAGAATTATTGAGCGCGCTGGATGGCCTCGACAACTGGCCGGACAAAGTGAAGCTGATGCAGGCCAACTGGATCGGCAAATCCCGCGGCTTGCAGTTCGGGTTTGAGCGTACAGACGGCGGCGATCCGATTGAGGTCTACACCACCCGCCCCGACACATTGATGGGCGCCAGCTTCGTCGGCATCTCACCCGATCATCCGCTCGCAAAGGAGTTGGAAGCGTCCAACCCCGAAGCCTCGGCTTTCATCGCGGAGTGCCGCAAAGGTGGCACAACAGCCGAAGCGCTGGAAACCGGCGAAAAGCTGGGTTTTGACACCGGTCTTAAGGTCAAGCACCCGCTGAACCCTGACTGGGAGCTTCCGGTTTGGGTCGCGAACTTCATTTTAATGGACTACGGCACGGGCGCGATCTTTGCCTGCCCCGCCCATGACCAGCGCGATTTGGACTTCTGCCGCAAATATGATTTGCCGGTGATCGATACCTTCCTTGCTTTGGATGACCCCAAACCCGTTGAAGACGCCGCCTTCGTGCCGCTGAAAACCGAAAAGGTGAAGTGGCTCAACCACTTTGCGGGTCTTGATGTGGCGACAGGCGAAGAGGCCATCAACGCCACCATCGACTTCGCCGAGCAGGCTGGCTGGGGCGAAGGCGTCACCAAGTATCGCCTGCGTGACTGGGGGCTGTCCCGTCAGCGCTATTGGGGTTGCCCGATACCTGTCGTTCATTGCGACGATTGTGGCGTGGTGCCCGAAAAGAAAGAAAACCTGCCAGTTGAGCTACCCGACGATGTCAGCTTCGACATTCCGGGCAACCCGCTGGACCGCCACCCGACATGGCGCGACACGCCTTGCCCGTCTTGTGGTAAAGCCGCCAAGCGCGAAACGGATACCATGGACACCTTCGTGGACAGTTCCTGGTATTTCGCGCGCTTCACCTCGCCACGGGCTGAGACGCCAACCGATATCGACGATGCAGCCTATTGGATGAACGTCGACCAATATATCGGCGGGATTGAACATGCGATCCTGCACCTGCTCTATTCCCGCTTCTTTGCGCGCGCCATGCGGGTGACGGGGCATCTGCCTCAAGGCTGCGAGGAGCCATTTAACGCACTCTTCACCCAAGGCATGGTGACGCATGCGATTTATCAAACACGGGATGAGAACAACCGGCCTGTCTATCACCTGCCAGAAGATGTGGACGAAGCGAACGCCACGCTTCGGGCAACTGGCCAGGCTGTCGAGGTGATCCCTTCGGCGAAGATGTCCAAATCCAAGAAGAACGTCGTCGATCCTGTCGATATCATCGACCAATACGGCGCGGATACCGCGCGTTGGTTCGTGCTGTCCGACAGCCCCCCCGAACGGGATGTAGAGTGGACGGCCTCCGGCGCGGAAGCCGCTTGGAAATTCCTTGGCCGCGTCTGGCGATTGGCCGCCGAGCTTGAAGACGGCGACGACACAGACCAAGACTTGGAACGCGCAAGCGCTATCGCCATCAACGAAGTCACTCTTGGTATCGAGACCTTCGGCTTCAACAAATCGGTGGCAAAGCTTTATGAATTTGCCAATGCGATCTCCAAATCCAAGGCTGGCCCCGGCGCGAAACGCAAAGCGGTCAAGGTCTTGGCGCAGCTAATGTCGCCAATGACACCGCACCTGTCAGAGGAAATTTGGGCCCACCTGGGCGGCGATGGCCTGATTGCCAATGTCCCATGGCCCATCGCTGACGAGGCGTTGTTGGTCCAAGACACCATCACAATGCCGATCCAGATCAATGGCAAACGCCGAGGCGAAATCGACGTGGCGGCAGAGGCCACTAAGGAAGAGGTTGAAAAGCTGGCGCTGGCGCATGATGCTGTCATCAAGGCTCTCGAAGGTCGCGAGCCAAAGAAACTCATCGTTGTGCCAGGTCGGATCATCAATGTCGTCATTTAA